A region from the Oncorhynchus tshawytscha isolate Ot180627B linkage group LG26, Otsh_v2.0, whole genome shotgun sequence genome encodes:
- the LOC112225672 gene encoding nucleoporin NUP35 isoform X3, translating to MDFQGTEPMTLGSPTSHKPGLGAQFLPGFLMGDLPAPVTPQPRSFGLMEMRSPFQAGGSPPQPVVPTPKDKSGAPPVRSIYDDLSSPAIGMSPMGAHKQPFSMMQTPLSGYMAVTPGTASSLFSPASTGQQAKSTMSPAQVDPFFTQGDALSSEDHLDDTWITVFGFPPASASYILLQFAQYGNITKHVMSNTGNWMHFQYQSKLQARKALSKDGKIFGEAIMIGVKPCIDKNVMESSDRGSTSSGSVFTPPVRNGTPSHHVTTPRSSMRPLSAAYKACSSDYQVCSKEPFWQHCFTGNIHYTSVTDLTKPASPSCGASLALVWCQLRPRVVHVFLFIFILPLFNQVG from the exons ATGGATTTCCAAG GCACAGAACCAATGACTCTGGGTTCCCCAACATCGCATAAACCCGGCCTGGGTGCCCAGTTCCTTCCTGGGTTTTTGATGGGGGATCTGCCAGCACCTGTCACACCCCAGCCTCGGTCATTTGGGCTCATGGAAATGAGGTCACCATTTCAAGCAG GTGGCTCTCCCCCCCAACCTGTAGTTCCTACACCTAAAGACAAGAGTGGGGCCCCTCCAGTCAGGAGTATCTATGATGATCTCTCCAGTCCTGCCATCGGGATGTCCCCTATGGGTGCACATAAACAG CCCTTCTCAATGATGCAAACCCCACTGTCTGGTTATATGGCTGTCACACCAGGAACAG CGTCCAGTCTATTTAGTCCTGCTAGTACCGGTCAGCAGGCCAAGTCAACAATGTCTCCGGCCCAAGTAGACCCTTTCTTCACTCAGGGAGACGCACTGTCTTCTGAAGACCATCTAGATGATACTTGGATCACTGTATTTGG GTTCCCTCCGGCCTCCGCGTCTTATATTCTGTTGCAGTTCGCCCAGTATGGAAACATAACAAAACACGTG ATGTCCAACACTGGTAACTGGATGCACTTTCAATATCAGTCAAAACTACAAGCAAGAAAAGCTCTTAGTAAAGACGGGAAGATTTTTGGCGAGGCTATAATGATTGGTGTTAAACCATGCATCGATAAG aatgtGATGGAGAGCTCAGACCGAGGCTCTACCTCCTCTGGCTCAGTGTTTACTCCTCCAGTCAGAAATGGAACCCCCAGCCACCATGTCACTACACCTCGCTCCTCTATGAGGCCCCTCAGTGCAGCCTATAAGGCCTGCAGCAGTGACTACCAG GTATGTTCAAAGGAACCGTTTTGGCAGCATTGCTTTACTggtaatatacactatacaagCGTCACTGACCTAACCAAGCCAGCCTCGCCCTCGTGTGGTGCCAGCCTCGCCCTCGTGTGGTGCCAGCTTCGCCCTCGTGTGGtgcatgtatttttatttatatttattttacctttatttaaccaggtaggctag
- the LOC112225672 gene encoding nucleoporin NUP35 isoform X1 yields the protein MTLGSPTSHKPGLGAQFLPGFLMGDLPAPVTPQPRSFGLMEMRSPFQAGGSPPQPVVPTPKDKSGAPPVRSIYDDLSSPAIGMSPMGAHKQPFSMMQTPLSGYMAVTPGTASSLFSPASTGQQAKSTMSPAQVDPFFTQGDALSSEDHLDDTWITVFGFPPASASYILLQFAQYGNITKHVMSNTGNWMHFQYQSKLQARKALSKDGKIFGEAIMIGVKPCIDKNVMESSDRGSTSSGSVFTPPVRNGTPSHHVTTPRSSMRPLSAAYKACSSDYQVCSKEPFWQHCFTGNIHYTSVTDLTKPASPSCGASLALVWCQLRPRVVHVFLFIFILPLFNQVG from the exons ATGACTCTGGGTTCCCCAACATCGCATAAACCCGGCCTGGGTGCCCAGTTCCTTCCTGGGTTTTTGATGGGGGATCTGCCAGCACCTGTCACACCCCAGCCTCGGTCATTTGGGCTCATGGAAATGAGGTCACCATTTCAAGCAG GTGGCTCTCCCCCCCAACCTGTAGTTCCTACACCTAAAGACAAGAGTGGGGCCCCTCCAGTCAGGAGTATCTATGATGATCTCTCCAGTCCTGCCATCGGGATGTCCCCTATGGGTGCACATAAACAG CCCTTCTCAATGATGCAAACCCCACTGTCTGGTTATATGGCTGTCACACCAGGAACAG CGTCCAGTCTATTTAGTCCTGCTAGTACCGGTCAGCAGGCCAAGTCAACAATGTCTCCGGCCCAAGTAGACCCTTTCTTCACTCAGGGAGACGCACTGTCTTCTGAAGACCATCTAGATGATACTTGGATCACTGTATTTGG GTTCCCTCCGGCCTCCGCGTCTTATATTCTGTTGCAGTTCGCCCAGTATGGAAACATAACAAAACACGTG ATGTCCAACACTGGTAACTGGATGCACTTTCAATATCAGTCAAAACTACAAGCAAGAAAAGCTCTTAGTAAAGACGGGAAGATTTTTGGCGAGGCTATAATGATTGGTGTTAAACCATGCATCGATAAG aatgtGATGGAGAGCTCAGACCGAGGCTCTACCTCCTCTGGCTCAGTGTTTACTCCTCCAGTCAGAAATGGAACCCCCAGCCACCATGTCACTACACCTCGCTCCTCTATGAGGCCCCTCAGTGCAGCCTATAAGGCCTGCAGCAGTGACTACCAG GTATGTTCAAAGGAACCGTTTTGGCAGCATTGCTTTACTggtaatatacactatacaagCGTCACTGACCTAACCAAGCCAGCCTCGCCCTCGTGTGGTGCCAGCCTCGCCCTCGTGTGGTGCCAGCTTCGCCCTCGTGTGGtgcatgtatttttatttatatttattttacctttatttaaccaggtaggctag
- the LOC112225672 gene encoding nucleoporin NUP35 isoform X2, producing the protein MTLGSPTSHKPGLGAQFLPGFLMGDLPAPVTPQPRSFGLMEMRSPFQAGGSPPQPVVPTPKDKSGAPPVRSIYDDLSSPAIGMSPMGAHKQPFSMMQTPLSGYMAVTPGTASSLFSPASTGQQAKSTMSPAQVDPFFTQGDALSSEDHLDDTWITVFGFPPASASYILLQFAQYGNITKHVMSNTGNWMHFQYQSKLQARKALSKDGKIFGEAIMIGVKPCIDKNVMESSDRGSTSSGSVFTPPVRNGTPSHHVTTPRSSMRPLSAAYKACSSDYQVVADRQTPRKDDSLVSKAMEYMFGW; encoded by the exons ATGACTCTGGGTTCCCCAACATCGCATAAACCCGGCCTGGGTGCCCAGTTCCTTCCTGGGTTTTTGATGGGGGATCTGCCAGCACCTGTCACACCCCAGCCTCGGTCATTTGGGCTCATGGAAATGAGGTCACCATTTCAAGCAG GTGGCTCTCCCCCCCAACCTGTAGTTCCTACACCTAAAGACAAGAGTGGGGCCCCTCCAGTCAGGAGTATCTATGATGATCTCTCCAGTCCTGCCATCGGGATGTCCCCTATGGGTGCACATAAACAG CCCTTCTCAATGATGCAAACCCCACTGTCTGGTTATATGGCTGTCACACCAGGAACAG CGTCCAGTCTATTTAGTCCTGCTAGTACCGGTCAGCAGGCCAAGTCAACAATGTCTCCGGCCCAAGTAGACCCTTTCTTCACTCAGGGAGACGCACTGTCTTCTGAAGACCATCTAGATGATACTTGGATCACTGTATTTGG GTTCCCTCCGGCCTCCGCGTCTTATATTCTGTTGCAGTTCGCCCAGTATGGAAACATAACAAAACACGTG ATGTCCAACACTGGTAACTGGATGCACTTTCAATATCAGTCAAAACTACAAGCAAGAAAAGCTCTTAGTAAAGACGGGAAGATTTTTGGCGAGGCTATAATGATTGGTGTTAAACCATGCATCGATAAG aatgtGATGGAGAGCTCAGACCGAGGCTCTACCTCCTCTGGCTCAGTGTTTACTCCTCCAGTCAGAAATGGAACCCCCAGCCACCATGTCACTACACCTCGCTCCTCTATGAGGCCCCTCAGTGCAGCCTATAAGGCCTGCAGCAGTGACTACCAG GTGGTAGCTGACAGACAGACTCCAAGGAAAGATGACAGTTTGGTTTCCAAAGCGATGGAGTACATGTTTGGCTGGTGA